DNA sequence from the Hymenobacter psoromatis genome:
CAAGTGAATTACATTGAGTTAGCAGCTCGCGACCTTACCTCTGACGAATGGCAAGTTGTGTGTCAAGTCGCTACTAATCTGACACCACTAACATCTGCTCAGCTTAGCTTATTAACTCGCCACGCTGAAAACCTGACGGAGTTACAAGTCAAGCTATACTGGCCTTGAAATAGCTTAAGCTAAACTGCAAACAGAGCACTTTGAGGTGGTCCAGTTACGCTGGACAGTTTAGGGCACTAAATTGAAGAAGCTGTTGGTGAGTGTGATACGGCATCTGGTAGTCGATGCTGGAGTGTAGGCGTTCGTGATTGTAGTAGTCAAAATACTCGGCAACGCTGGCTTGGGCGTCGGCCAAGTCGGCAAAAACGGGTCGCTCGCGGACTTCGAGCACTTCGGTTTTGAGGCGCGACCAGAGGCTTTCGGCCTGGGCATTATCGTAGCAGTCGCCCCGGCGGCTCTGCGAGCGCAGCGCCTCGTGGTTGTGGAGCAGCTGTCGGTAGGCGTTGCCACAGTACTGCCCGCCCCGGTCGGAGTGGACTACGAGGTCCGGCGTGGGCGGCTGCGCCCAGAAAGCCCGTTGTAAGGCGCTAGTCACCAACTCTTCAGGCATGGTGGCCATTACCTGCCAGCCGACTACCTGCTTGCTGGCCATGTCTTGAAAAGCGCACAGGTAGGCCCAGTCGCCGTTAGCCAGCGGTAGATGGGTAATATCGCTGACCCAGACCCGGTTAGCCTGGGTAGGCTTGGGCTGGTCGAGCAGCCGGTTCGGCGCGCAGCGCAGCCCGTGGGTCGAGTCGGTGGTGCGCGGGGTAAAAGCCTTGGGTTGCAGCGCGTGCAGACCTCGGCGGCGCATGGCTGTGCGGAGCCGCTGCCGACCGACGCGGTAGCCCTGGCGGCGCAGTTCGGCGCGGAGCCGACGCGTACCATAGCAGCGTTTATGGACCCCAAATACCTTGACTAGTGCGGTTTCCCAAGCTGGCTCTGGCTTAGCTACTGCTTGCTGTTGAAGCTGTTGCCAAGCATAGTAGCCGCTGGCAGGTACCTGCACCAACTCGCAGAGCAGGCGCACGGGGTAGTGGTCCCGCTGCGCCTCGATAAAGCGGTAACGACTCATTGGTCCGGTGTCTGTGAGAAGATGGCAATGGCTTTTTTTAAAATATCTAGCTCCTGGGCCTGCCGCCGATTAGCCGCGCGTAGTTGGCGCAACTCGGCGGCCGTGGCGGGGTCAAGTTCTGCGCCTCGGGCGGCCGCCACGGGGGTAAGCGCTTCTTTCTGCCACTTATAAATTCGTTTGGGGTCGATGTTGAGGGCGCGCGCCGCGGCCTGGGTCGAGCGGCTTTCACTAGCCAGGCGTAATGCTTCGGCCCGGAAGGCGGCATCATAGCGCCGGCGTTTGGCAGGTGGAGGGCTGTCTTTCATGACATTCGAAAGTTAAGACCCTATTCTGTCCAGATTTACCCGACCACCTCACTTTTACCTAGACACCCTCGCGATTACCGCGCTACCGGCTCCTACCGTACGCACGCAGTCGAACCGGCCCATTGCCGTGTTACTCAGTGGCATGACCGCTAGTTCGGGGGAGATTGTCGCGATTAGTCTCCAAGGCCGCCCAGCCACCCGCTTTTTCGGCGAGCCGACCTACGGCGCGACTACGGCCAACACCAGCTACCCCATCCAGGGGAAATCGTACCTGACCCTAGCGGGTTCGGTCGATGCGGACCGAACCGGCCGCGTTTACCCGCTCCGCCTCCTACCGGATAATTTAATTACAGAAGGCGATAATTTTGCTGATTTACAGCAGGATGCCAAGGTATTGGCCGCACTGAACTGGCTGAAAACGGCCAAACCTAGTCGCAACAAAGACGCTGGCACAGCCAAGAAGAGCCACTAACCAGCTTTTACACGCTGCAAACGGTGGTGGCTGTTGCAGAACCCAGTCAAATACATCGCCTACTGCCACCATCAGCCGAATCAGCCCTAAAAACGAGCTTAGAAGCGGTTTTCTCACGCTTCTAAGCTAACCGAACCCTGGTCTATAGGGAGCCGGCAAGTTCTGCAACAGCCACGGTGAGTCACAACACGTAAAGCCATTGCTACGAAGAATACTCCCGAACCTTAACGTGCAATATTTTCCGTTTTCTGAGACGGACCTAACTAAACGTGAGTGAGTAAAAGGGCTGGTGAGGTTATAACCTGCGGACGGCTATAAACGAGGTCCCCGACGCGGGCGCGGCTCCTGTTCCGGCTCTTTGCCAGGCTCCTGCCCTATCGTCTGGGCCTTTTCCTTGAGCTGCTCCTTCAGTTGGTCGTTCCAATCGTTGG
Encoded proteins:
- a CDS encoding IS3 family transposase, yielding MSRYRFIEAQRDHYPVRLLCELVQVPASGYYAWQQLQQQAVAKPEPAWETALVKVFGVHKRCYGTRRLRAELRRQGYRVGRQRLRTAMRRRGLHALQPKAFTPRTTDSTHGLRCAPNRLLDQPKPTQANRVWVSDITHLPLANGDWAYLCAFQDMASKQVVGWQVMATMPEELVTSALQRAFWAQPPTPDLVVHSDRGGQYCGNAYRQLLHNHEALRSQSRRGDCYDNAQAESLWSRLKTEVLEVRERPVFADLADAQASVAEYFDYYNHERLHSSIDYQMPYHTHQQLLQFSALNCPA
- a CDS encoding S41 family peptidase, encoding MTALPAPTVRTQSNRPIAVLLSGMTASSGEIVAISLQGRPATRFFGEPTYGATTANTSYPIQGKSYLTLAGSVDADRTGRVYPLRLLPDNLITEGDNFADLQQDAKVLAALNWLKTAKPSRNKDAGTAKKSH
- a CDS encoding transposase gives rise to the protein MKDSPPPAKRRRYDAAFRAEALRLASESRSTQAAARALNIDPKRIYKWQKEALTPVAAARGAELDPATAAELRQLRAANRRQAQELDILKKAIAIFSQTPDQ